The following proteins are co-located in the Triticum aestivum cultivar Chinese Spring chromosome 1A, IWGSC CS RefSeq v2.1, whole genome shotgun sequence genome:
- the LOC123047428 gene encoding NDR1/HIN1-like protein 10 codes for MLYTITRTDHVDTLLASTTIQRSYPQAPDKHPPPLESAYGSKLLINTTSTEKKSLRPAATMCGRDDDCYLTRDEVKYLFICFGVVAVVVLLAVLLAAFVYLRHVTITVEDASLTRFDLLTSPVTGIAYNLSLTLKVRNPNWAMSMKNVEPFVAAYRFDGQQFDRVQVAATGDKHPAGATRVYHLTSSSQGAFVSLGSAGEQEYKKESKTGTFDVEVALSRKVSYTARYTKCKIEAVCPLKLQLVKPDATTVVFQKVTCKLHKAEKNC; via the coding sequence ATGCTATACACGATCACACGGACGGACCACGTAGATACTTTGCTTGCTTCCACCACCATCCAGAGATCCTACCCACAGGCTCCTGATAAACACCCACCTCCTCTAGAGTCGGCATATGGCAGCAAACTCCTGATAAACACCACCTCCACCGAGAAGAAAAGCCTCCGGCCGGCGGCAACAATGTGCGGCCGCGACGACGACTGCTACCTGACGAGGGATGAAGTCAAGTACCTCTTCATCTGCTTCGGCGTCGTCGCGGTCGTGGTCCTCCTCGCCGTCCTCCTGGCCGCCTTCGTCTACCTCCGCCACGTCACCATCACCGTGGAGGACGCCTCGCTCACCAGGTTCGACCTGCTCACCTCCCCGGTGACGGGGATCGCCTACAACCTCTCGCTCACCCTCAAGGTCCGCAACCCCAACTGGGCGATGAGCATGAAGAACGTGGAGCCGTTCGTCGCCGCCTACAGGTTCGACGGCCAGCAGTTCGACCGCGTGCAGGTCGCCGCCACGGGCGACAAGCACCCCGCCGGCGCCACCAGGGTGTACCACCTCACCTCCTCCTCCCAAGGCGCCTTCGTGTCGCTGGGCAGCGCCGGCGAGCAGGAGTACAAGAAGGAGAGCAAGACGGGGACGTTCGACGTGGAGGTGGCGCTGTCCCGCAAGGTGAGCTACACGGCGCGCTACACCAAGTGCAAGATCGAGGCCGTCTGCCCGCTCAAGCTGCAGCTCGTCAAGCCCGACGCCACCACCGTCGTCTTCCAGAAGGTGACGTGCAAGCTACACAAGGCCGAGAAGAACTGCTAG
- the LOC123066946 gene encoding uncharacterized protein isoform X1 — protein sequence MSSRSTSRPRKSPWRHGRCRWFVHNPRRRSWTPKRVKGASSLLQLLSIPRIRWSSSNKDDDKIELTRAEVESLRSEIADADERESQLKARLENIDEVLRYAFLSRYLHIRSRWTQLPGEPPIIDDADVDDWLPRFVVLQAVFILLSEVYRPEPAGIAAAARRGTHVLPRRWRSTTTSLSGAYTVAVPQDSEGGAWAVETEEEAETAAVPAAATMATTSKRKTTKCIRPPCAGLGSTQL from the exons ATGTCTTCCCGCAGCACTTCACGCCCAAGAAAGAGCCCATGGAGGCATGGACGCTGCCGATGGTTTGTCCACAA TCCACGCAGGCGTTCTTGGACCCCGAAACGAGTCAAGGGAGCTTCGTCGCTTCTGCAACTGTTGTCTATTCCTCGCATTAGGTGGTCTTCCAGCAACAAGGATGACGACAAG ATTGAATTGACAAGAGCTGAAGTAGAATCATTACGAAGCGAAATTGCCGATGCCGATGAAAGGGAGTCCCAGCTAAAAGCCCG GTTAGAAAATATTGACGAAGTCTTGAGATATGCATTCCTTTCCAGGTACCTCCATATCAGAAGT AGATGGACTCAACTTCCTGGGGAGCCACCTATCATAGACGACGCCGATGTCGATGACTGGCTTCCTCGCTTTGTTGTCCTACAAGCAGTGTTTATACTACTATCTGAAGTCTACAG ACCTGAGCCCGCAGGAATCGCTGCTGCTGCGCGACGTGGAACCCACGTCCTACCCCGACGATGGCGGTCGACCACAACCTCCCTCTCAG GGGCTTACACCGTTGCGGTTCCTCAGGACTCGGAAGGAGGAGCGTGGGCCGTAGAGACGGAAGAGGAGGCTGAGACAGCCGCGGTGCCTGCTGCAGCGACCATGGCCACTACATCGAAAAGAAAG ACAACAAAATGTATTAGGCCCCCTTGTGCTGGATTGGGCTCAACCCAATTATAA
- the LOC123066946 gene encoding uncharacterized protein isoform X2 has product MDAADGLSTSKSNMDPSPSPRRRSWTPKRVKGASSLLQLLSIPRIRWSSSNKDDDKIELTRAEVESLRSEIADADERESQLKARLENIDEVLRYAFLSRYLHIRSRWTQLPGEPPIIDDADVDDWLPRFVVLQAVFILLSEVYRPEPAGIAAAARRGTHVLPRRWRSTTTSLSGAYTVAVPQDSEGGAWAVETEEEAETAAVPAAATMATTSKRKTTKCIRPPCAGLGSTQL; this is encoded by the exons ATGGACGCTGCCGATGGTTTGTCCACAAGTAAGAGCAACATGGATCCGTCACCAAG TCCACGCAGGCGTTCTTGGACCCCGAAACGAGTCAAGGGAGCTTCGTCGCTTCTGCAACTGTTGTCTATTCCTCGCATTAGGTGGTCTTCCAGCAACAAGGATGACGACAAG ATTGAATTGACAAGAGCTGAAGTAGAATCATTACGAAGCGAAATTGCCGATGCCGATGAAAGGGAGTCCCAGCTAAAAGCCCG GTTAGAAAATATTGACGAAGTCTTGAGATATGCATTCCTTTCCAGGTACCTCCATATCAGAAGT AGATGGACTCAACTTCCTGGGGAGCCACCTATCATAGACGACGCCGATGTCGATGACTGGCTTCCTCGCTTTGTTGTCCTACAAGCAGTGTTTATACTACTATCTGAAGTCTACAG ACCTGAGCCCGCAGGAATCGCTGCTGCTGCGCGACGTGGAACCCACGTCCTACCCCGACGATGGCGGTCGACCACAACCTCCCTCTCAG GGGCTTACACCGTTGCGGTTCCTCAGGACTCGGAAGGAGGAGCGTGGGCCGTAGAGACGGAAGAGGAGGCTGAGACAGCCGCGGTGCCTGCTGCAGCGACCATGGCCACTACATCGAAAAGAAAG ACAACAAAATGTATTAGGCCCCCTTGTGCTGGATTGGGCTCAACCCAATTATAA